The following proteins are encoded in a genomic region of Chloracidobacterium sp.:
- a CDS encoding type II secretion system F family protein, translating to MAEFICRLGTPSGEVITKVVEASAANDAKERLESDGFRVFAISSASDGLSSVVPFGSKKGKVKQGDFLLFNQQFSALLRAGIPVLQAIGLLKTRSASENLRTVLVDVEEKIKNGIPLSEAFEAQGLFPRIYTASILAGEKSGALDDVLSRFVTYLKRSVALSRKLRGALAYPAFLLVTATGMVAFLTFYIVPRMSDLFKGLAANRALPTITVAVLAVSNAVVGNIWWLLPLILIVLVSLFVWLRTANGRLMLHKLFLKLPIVGQLVRNMTAAQLSRSMSTLLSGGITVPDSWDIASQAIGNLELRRRSQGVMPLIREGRGFTESLEHANWMPDLALDMIGIGERSGSLREMLDEVAAFYDAEAEVRLEQLTTLLEPAILLFMAGIVVIILLAIYMPIIQTISSGPFGGRK from the coding sequence ATGGCTGAGTTTATTTGCCGGCTCGGGACACCGTCAGGCGAGGTTATTACAAAGGTTGTCGAGGCTTCCGCGGCGAACGACGCTAAGGAACGCCTTGAGAGCGACGGCTTCCGTGTCTTTGCGATATCATCCGCGAGCGACGGGCTGTCGTCCGTCGTGCCGTTCGGCAGCAAGAAAGGAAAGGTAAAGCAAGGCGACTTCCTGCTGTTCAACCAGCAATTCTCGGCACTTTTGCGTGCAGGCATTCCGGTGCTTCAGGCGATCGGGCTGCTGAAGACCCGTTCGGCATCGGAGAACCTGCGAACGGTTCTCGTTGACGTGGAAGAGAAGATCAAGAACGGCATTCCGCTTTCGGAGGCGTTCGAGGCTCAGGGCCTCTTCCCGAGGATATACACTGCGTCGATCCTTGCAGGTGAAAAGAGCGGTGCTCTTGACGATGTTCTCAGCCGGTTTGTTACATATCTTAAGCGGAGCGTAGCCCTTTCGCGAAAGCTTCGCGGTGCGCTGGCGTATCCCGCGTTCCTTCTTGTTACGGCGACCGGAATGGTCGCGTTCCTGACGTTCTACATCGTGCCGCGTATGTCCGACCTCTTTAAGGGGCTTGCGGCGAACCGTGCGCTGCCGACGATCACAGTCGCCGTACTTGCGGTATCGAACGCAGTGGTCGGGAACATCTGGTGGCTTCTGCCGCTCATACTGATCGTTCTTGTCAGCCTGTTCGTTTGGCTGCGGACGGCGAACGGCAGGCTGATGCTGCACAAGCTGTTCCTTAAGCTGCCTATCGTAGGACAGCTTGTGCGTAATATGACCGCGGCGCAGCTTTCCCGCTCGATGTCAACGCTTTTGTCAGGCGGCATCACGGTGCCGGACTCTTGGGACATTGCATCGCAGGCGATAGGCAATCTTGAGTTGCGTCGCCGCAGTCAAGGCGTGATGCCGCTTATCCGCGAAGGGCGAGGCTTTACCGAATCGCTGGAGCATGCCAATTGGATGCCGGACCTTGCTCTTGACATGATCGGCATCGGCGAACGCTCGGGCAGCCTTCGCGAGATGCTGGACGAAGTTGCTGCGTTCTACGACGCCGAGGCCGAAGTGCGTCTCGAACAGCTCACGACGCTGCTTGAGCCGGCGATCTTGCTGTTCATGGCCGGCATTGTTGTGATAATTCTGCTGGCGATATATATGCCGATCATACAAACGATCTCGTCGGGGCCGTTCGGCGGGCGAAAGTAA
- a CDS encoding type II/IV secretion system protein — MSADVTETISGVSSPKIELSDFIENEPPEVIEAKEKARRYRMPYVELLPPDAPSPVDVHEVTRLPVDLMLKNQFVPLRREGRDLHVAMADPTNLERLDELENVLNVRIVPYVATAGAIDVVLRKGDSTQRVLQEAASGFKISLVKENDQGEEVLDLDRLASDSDMSPIIKLVDTIIYNAMESRASDIHIETRERDVQVKFRIDGALYAKVDPIDIAYHQQLISRIKVMSELDIAERRIPQDGRFRVRYKGRTVDFRVSIMPTVFGEDAVIRILDKEQINEEFKNLNLDVVGFDPEDLARYRVYIKEPYGMVLVTGPTGSGKTTTLYAGLNEIRNDEDKIITIEDPVEYQLHGIVQIPVNEKKGLTFARGLRSILRHDPDKIMVGEIRDEETAQIAIQSALTGHLVFTTVHANNVIDVIGRFLNMGVEPYNFVSSLNCVLAQRLVRMLCPTCKRPYEPSDEELSDSGLRRGDIPHGSTLYRSVGCDACNHTGYRGRTAIHELLDMSDTIREMIIDRRPGSEIRRQAEKEGLSSLRTSAVKKVFHGVTTLYEINRVTFVD; from the coding sequence ATGAGTGCTGATGTTACAGAAACCATCTCGGGCGTGTCGTCGCCGAAGATCGAGTTGTCGGATTTTATCGAGAACGAGCCGCCCGAGGTCATCGAGGCAAAGGAAAAGGCAAGGCGCTACCGTATGCCGTATGTCGAACTCCTGCCGCCCGACGCTCCGTCGCCGGTCGATGTTCACGAAGTAACGCGGCTTCCGGTCGATCTGATGCTCAAGAACCAATTCGTACCGCTGCGGCGCGAGGGACGCGATCTGCATGTCGCGATGGCCGACCCGACCAACCTCGAACGCCTCGATGAGCTTGAGAATGTCCTTAACGTGCGTATCGTTCCGTATGTGGCAACGGCGGGGGCGATAGACGTCGTGCTCCGTAAGGGCGATTCGACACAGCGTGTGCTTCAAGAGGCGGCTTCGGGCTTCAAGATCTCGCTTGTAAAGGAGAACGATCAGGGCGAGGAGGTCCTCGACCTCGACCGCCTCGCGTCCGACAGTGATATGTCGCCGATCATAAAGCTGGTCGATACGATAATCTATAATGCAATGGAGTCCCGTGCGTCCGACATCCATATTGAGACGCGTGAGCGCGATGTTCAGGTCAAATTCCGCATTGACGGTGCCCTTTATGCAAAGGTCGATCCGATCGACATCGCATATCATCAGCAGCTTATATCGCGTATCAAGGTGATGTCCGAGCTGGATATCGCCGAGCGGCGCATCCCGCAGGACGGTCGTTTCCGCGTACGTTACAAGGGCCGCACTGTTGACTTCCGCGTGTCTATAATGCCGACTGTTTTTGGCGAAGACGCGGTCATTCGTATCCTCGATAAAGAACAGATAAACGAGGAGTTCAAGAACCTCAACCTGGACGTCGTCGGCTTTGACCCCGAAGACCTTGCCCGCTACCGAGTTTACATAAAGGAGCCGTACGGGATGGTGCTTGTAACGGGGCCGACCGGTTCGGGTAAGACAACGACCCTGTACGCGGGCCTCAACGAGATACGCAATGACGAGGACAAGATCATCACCATCGAAGACCCTGTCGAGTACCAGCTTCACGGCATCGTGCAGATACCTGTCAACGAGAAAAAGGGGCTTACGTTCGCACGCGGCCTGCGTTCGATACTCCGACACGACCCCGACAAGATAATGGTCGGCGAGATCCGCGACGAAGAGACAGCGCAGATCGCGATACAGTCGGCGCTGACGGGCCACCTTGTCTTTACGACCGTCCACGCAAATAACGTGATTGACGTCATCGGCCGATTCCTAAATATGGGTGTCGAGCCGTACAACTTCGTCTCGTCGCTCAACTGCGTCCTCGCTCAGCGGCTTGTGCGTATGCTCTGCCCGACATGCAAGCGTCCCTACGAACCCTCAGACGAAGAGCTTTCTGATTCAGGCCTCAGACGCGGCGATATACCGCACGGCAGCACGCTCTACCGAAGCGTCGGCTGCGATGCCTGCAACCACACAGGCTACCGCGGACGCACCGCTATACACGAGCTTCTGGATATGTCGGACACTATACGCGAGATGATCATCGACAGGCGGCCGGGCTCCGAGATCAGGCGTCAGGCTGAAAAGGAAGGCCTCTCGTCGCTGCGCACCTCAGCCGTGAAAAAGGTCTTCCACGGCGTTACGACACTTTACGAGATAAACCGTGTTACATTCGTAGATTAA
- a CDS encoding pyridoxal-phosphate dependent enzyme, with protein MKPLRDAIRPTTLIEGRELTPDRRLALTVVSETLQHTGSFKFRAAYNVVLNVPNDELIAASSGNFGQALAYACRLAGKKCTVVMPGNSARVKVEAVRSYGAAVDLIDTEKVTRAERIKQLAREHPEAYIASAYDDRLVIDGNATLADEIAGIGFDTVVVPVGGGGLISGIIEGFERAQKTVEIVGAEPLLGNDAARSLKAGRIIANDHEPQTIADGARTLSVGINNFAVMRRGVGGIIEVKEARIAEAVRLYYTRCSLKCEPTGALSLAAVLQEPQRFTGKRIAVIVSGGNVDADTYSRLIKS; from the coding sequence ATGAAACCTCTTCGCGACGCGATACGCCCCACGACATTGATCGAAGGGCGGGAGCTTACGCCTGATCGGCGGCTCGCCCTGACCGTCGTCAGCGAGACGCTCCAACACACTGGCAGCTTTAAGTTCCGAGCGGCCTACAACGTCGTACTGAACGTACCGAACGACGAACTGATAGCGGCGTCATCCGGGAATTTCGGCCAGGCTCTGGCATACGCCTGCCGGCTCGCGGGTAAGAAGTGCACGGTCGTTATGCCCGGCAATTCGGCCCGCGTCAAGGTCGAAGCGGTACGCTCTTACGGTGCTGCGGTCGATCTGATAGACACCGAGAAGGTAACACGCGCCGAACGCATCAAGCAGCTCGCACGCGAACATCCCGAAGCGTACATCGCCAGTGCTTACGACGACCGGCTTGTGATCGACGGAAATGCGACGCTCGCGGATGAGATCGCGGGGATCGGGTTCGATACGGTGGTCGTGCCGGTCGGCGGCGGCGGATTGATCTCCGGTATCATCGAAGGCTTTGAACGTGCTCAGAAAACGGTCGAGATCGTCGGAGCGGAACCTTTGCTCGGCAACGACGCCGCACGTTCGCTCAAAGCAGGCAGGATCATTGCCAATGACCACGAACCGCAAACGATCGCCGACGGAGCACGAACGCTCTCCGTTGGCATCAACAATTTCGCGGTTATGCGACGCGGTGTAGGCGGCATTATCGAGGTGAAGGAAGCCCGGATCGCGGAGGCTGTTCGGCTTTATTACACACGCTGCAGCCTTAAATGCGAACCGACCGGAGCACTCTCGCTAGCCGCCGTACTGCAGGAGCCTCAGCGTTTTACGGGGAAGCGGATCGCCGTGATAGTCAGCGGCGGCAACGTGGACGCCGACACCTATTCACGCCTCATAAAGAGTTGA
- a CDS encoding phosphotransferase produces the protein MISVGDALTLVKFGMMKVGKSLEKHVRAGLGNAGRIWLAGLENTLRALESRWQISVTESFRSVEYNFVAPAKRDSGEDVVLKIAPPWDPVEIFSEAEFLRHCGGIHCVRLLEEERPLRAILIEWLYPGRNLFQVFKGREAEMLLPAAEIIAAVSTHATGSEIEASDVDDWFAGMDGFADTDFPAAYAVRALKYYREVTKGRIRYYIHGDLHPENILSTREGFKVIDPKGAVGHVGYDIAVFLNNFAERLLDDAHPNHDALLDHAVQVFASRFRLHPESIRKWAFCQKVMSAWWMYIDMPQVYQGDVEKADVWGV, from the coding sequence TTGATAAGTGTCGGAGACGCGCTTACACTCGTCAAGTTCGGTATGATGAAGGTCGGCAAGAGTTTGGAGAAGCACGTCCGTGCCGGCCTGGGCAACGCGGGCCGAATATGGCTCGCCGGCTTAGAGAACACGCTCCGTGCATTGGAGTCTCGCTGGCAAATTTCCGTAACGGAATCGTTTCGCAGCGTCGAATATAATTTTGTCGCACCGGCAAAAAGGGATAGCGGTGAGGATGTCGTGCTAAAGATAGCTCCGCCGTGGGACCCTGTCGAGATATTCAGTGAAGCTGAGTTTCTGCGGCACTGCGGCGGCATACACTGTGTTCGCTTGCTTGAAGAGGAACGGCCGCTCCGTGCGATCCTGATCGAATGGCTGTATCCGGGCCGGAACCTCTTTCAGGTCTTTAAGGGCCGTGAGGCCGAGATGCTGTTGCCGGCGGCGGAAATTATTGCCGCCGTCTCAACGCACGCAACGGGTAGTGAGATCGAAGCCTCCGACGTTGATGATTGGTTCGCGGGAATGGATGGCTTTGCCGACACCGATTTTCCGGCGGCGTATGCAGTGCGGGCGTTGAAATACTATCGCGAAGTGACGAAAGGCCGCATCAGATATTACATCCACGGCGATCTGCATCCCGAGAACATTCTTTCCACGCGGGAAGGATTCAAGGTCATTGACCCTAAGGGCGCTGTCGGGCACGTCGGCTATGATATTGCGGTCTTTCTCAATAATTTCGCCGAGCGGCTGCTTGATGACGCCCATCCGAATCACGATGCATTGCTTGACCATGCCGTGCAGGTCTTCGCTTCACGCTTCAGGCTTCATCCCGAGAGTATCCGCAAATGGGCGTTCTGCCAGAAGGTTATGAGCGCGTGGTGGATGTACATCGATATGCCCCAGGTTTATCAAGGCGACGTGGAAAAGGCAGATGTCTGGGGCGTATAA
- the gndA gene encoding NADP-dependent phosphogluconate dehydrogenase, whose protein sequence is MDKAHFGMIGLGTMGRNFLLNIGEHGISGIGYDLDAAKRQLLLNEGKGMPVGVGDTLEDFIAKLETPRNIMLLVPAGPIVDSVIAELLPHLGPNDLIIDGGNSHYTDTERRAADLSAKNVGFMGVGVSGGEEGARHGASIMPGGEREFYDRIEATLQAVSAKVDGEPCVDYMGAGSAGHFVKMVHNGIEYGLMQIIAETYDYLKRVLGMDNKGLAKTFAAWNEGELNSFLIEITATVLAKKDADTGNSLVDMILDTAGQKGTGKWTSQAAMDFGVPVPTIDSAVAMRQISARKELRRTLSVKFSKDLTKHHTSVGPEDLYSALYASFILTYAQGMSLLQEASADKSFGLNLEAISKIWRGGCIIRSALLEEMRRAYGADPALPTLLLDGTLATVLDTHIISLRKVVSAGNAHGIPMMCLASALNYFDAFRQPRLPANLIQAQRDYFGAHTYQRIDKAGTFHTADWEKP, encoded by the coding sequence ATGGATAAAGCTCATTTTGGAATGATAGGTCTCGGCACGATGGGCCGGAATTTTTTACTTAATATTGGTGAACACGGTATCAGCGGCATCGGTTACGACCTTGATGCCGCAAAGCGGCAGCTCTTATTGAATGAAGGAAAAGGAATGCCGGTCGGTGTCGGCGACACGCTCGAAGATTTTATCGCAAAGCTTGAAACGCCACGCAATATTATGCTGCTCGTGCCTGCCGGGCCGATCGTTGACAGCGTTATCGCCGAACTTTTGCCGCACCTCGGCCCTAACGATCTGATCATTGACGGCGGAAACTCACACTACACGGATACGGAACGACGTGCGGCCGATCTTTCGGCGAAAAATGTAGGTTTTATGGGCGTCGGCGTCAGCGGCGGCGAGGAAGGCGCACGCCACGGTGCCTCGATCATGCCCGGCGGCGAACGCGAGTTCTACGACCGCATTGAGGCAACGCTTCAAGCCGTGTCGGCAAAGGTGGACGGCGAACCGTGCGTTGATTATATGGGTGCGGGATCGGCGGGGCATTTTGTAAAAATGGTCCACAACGGCATCGAATACGGCCTTATGCAAATAATCGCCGAGACGTACGACTATTTGAAACGTGTGCTCGGTATGGATAATAAAGGGCTTGCAAAGACATTCGCGGCGTGGAATGAGGGCGAGCTTAACTCCTTTCTTATCGAGATCACTGCGACTGTTCTGGCAAAGAAGGACGCTGATACAGGGAATTCGCTCGTTGATATGATCCTTGACACCGCCGGACAGAAAGGTACGGGTAAATGGACGTCGCAAGCCGCAATGGACTTTGGCGTCCCTGTTCCGACGATCGATTCGGCAGTTGCAATGAGGCAGATCTCAGCTCGAAAGGAGCTGCGCCGCACGCTTTCGGTCAAGTTCAGCAAAGACCTTACAAAGCATCATACATCGGTCGGGCCTGAGGATCTGTACAGCGCACTCTACGCCTCGTTCATTCTCACGTACGCTCAAGGGATGTCATTGCTCCAAGAGGCCTCCGCCGATAAGAGCTTCGGCCTCAACCTCGAAGCGATCTCGAAGATATGGCGCGGCGGCTGCATAATCCGATCAGCATTGCTTGAAGAAATGCGGCGGGCATACGGCGCTGATCCTGCTCTGCCGACACTGCTGCTTGACGGCACACTTGCAACGGTTCTCGATACGCACATTATTTCGTTGAGAAAAGTGGTTTCTGCAGGTAATGCGCACGGGATCCCGATGATGTGCCTCGCATCTGCACTGAACTATTTTGACGCCTTTCGCCAACCCCGGCTTCCGGCAAATCTTATACAGGCGCAGCGTGATTATTTCGGCGCGCACACCTATCAGCGGATCGATAAGGCGGGCACATTCCACACTGCGGACTGGGAGAAGCCATAG
- a CDS encoding UDP-3-O-acyl-N-acetylglucosamine deacetylase, with the protein MHQTTIGSSVSVDGVGLHTGVQVSLALRPAPENTGYIFVRTDLDNFEIPASVEFISHCSYATTLMRRGVLLSTCEHLLSALRGSNVDNCFIELDSIEVPILDGSSEDFIELIEKAGIVEQDARRRIFIVKDKVSVDIDGRKMSAEPADAFEIDCTIDFPHPFIERQQYHFTLSNGSFGREIASARTFGFTHEIEALRKANLALGGSLENAIVLTDTGMLNKTPLRFDNEFVRHKILDMIGDLALLGMPVHGRFTAERSGHSIHAQLMSKLLKTEGAWEIVES; encoded by the coding sequence ATGCACCAGACGACCATTGGTTCTTCCGTTAGTGTTGACGGCGTAGGTTTACATACAGGCGTTCAGGTCAGCTTGGCACTTCGTCCGGCTCCCGAGAACACGGGTTATATCTTCGTACGAACCGATCTTGATAACTTCGAGATACCGGCGTCGGTCGAATTCATTTCACATTGCTCGTATGCGACCACGCTTATGCGGCGCGGCGTGCTGCTTTCCACCTGCGAACACCTGTTATCGGCGCTTCGAGGCTCGAATGTCGATAACTGTTTTATCGAATTGGACAGTATCGAAGTTCCCATCCTCGACGGATCGAGCGAGGACTTTATCGAACTGATCGAAAAGGCCGGCATTGTCGAACAAGACGCGCGGCGACGCATCTTTATTGTAAAGGACAAGGTCTCAGTTGATATCGATGGCCGGAAAATGTCGGCTGAGCCTGCTGATGCCTTCGAAATTGATTGCACGATCGACTTTCCGCATCCGTTTATTGAGCGGCAGCAATATCACTTTACATTGTCGAACGGCTCATTTGGCCGCGAGATCGCATCGGCACGGACCTTCGGCTTCACCCACGAGATCGAGGCGCTTCGCAAGGCTAATCTTGCCCTGGGCGGCTCGCTCGAAAACGCGATCGTCCTGACGGATACCGGAATGCTCAACAAAACACCGCTGCGCTTTGACAACGAGTTCGTTCGGCACAAGATCCTGGATATGATCGGTGATCTTGCTCTGCTCGGGATGCCTGTTCACGGGCGTTTTACGGCCGAAAGGAGCGGTCATTCTATACACGCGCAGCTAATGAGCAAGCTGCTCAAGACCGAAGGCGCGTGGGAGATCGTCGAAAGCTGA
- a CDS encoding four helix bundle protein: protein MKESVLRDKTFAFSLRVVKLYKYLTTEHKEYVLAKQVLRSGTSIGANGEEAKHAQSKTDFVHKLSIAQKEAGETNYWLRLLNKSDYLDDRLADSLLADRDEIQRILTASIKTAKK, encoded by the coding sequence ATGAAAGAAAGTGTGCTTCGAGATAAAACGTTTGCATTCTCGTTAAGGGTGGTCAAGCTCTATAAATACCTGACAACAGAACATAAGGAATATGTTTTAGCAAAGCAGGTACTACGTTCGGGGACATCGATAGGGGCAAACGGCGAGGAAGCAAAACATGCTCAATCTAAGACTGATTTCGTGCACAAGCTTTCGATCGCTCAAAAGGAAGCGGGAGAAACGAATTACTGGCTTAGGCTGCTCAATAAGAGTGATTATTTGGATGATAGGCTCGCAGATTCTTTGCTCGCAGATCGTGATGAAATACAACGGATATTAACCGCGTCGATCAAAACAGCAAAGAAGTGA
- a CDS encoding EVE domain-containing protein — MGNYWMVKQEPTAYSWDDFAADGKADWTGVRNYTARNFLREMRKGDKVIFYHSVVGKEAVGIAKVTKESFPDPTDVKWDAVELTPFKKLKKAVTLAAMKENLALANIYLIRQPRFSVMPLTKDEFEEIVAMSK; from the coding sequence ATGGGAAATTATTGGATGGTCAAGCAAGAGCCGACAGCGTACTCGTGGGATGACTTTGCCGCAGATGGAAAGGCCGATTGGACCGGCGTTCGGAACTACACCGCGCGTAACTTTCTGCGCGAGATGAGAAAGGGCGACAAAGTGATCTTCTATCATTCGGTGGTCGGGAAAGAAGCGGTCGGTATCGCAAAGGTGACGAAAGAGTCGTTTCCCGATCCAACGGATGTTAAGTGGGATGCCGTCGAGTTGACACCCTTCAAGAAGTTGAAAAAGGCCGTAACGCTGGCCGCTATGAAGGAGAATCTTGCACTTGCCAACATTTACCTGATCCGCCAGCCGCGTTTCTCGGTAATGCCGCTGACCAAGGACGAGTTCGAAGAGATTGTAGCAATGTCAAAATAA
- a CDS encoding acyl-CoA carboxylase subunit beta yields the protein MSRLRTLTDEYLELAERLRLGGGAAKIERIHKQGKLTARERIAKLLDADTFSQEIGLLVAYDQYDGQAPAAAVVTVVGKICGRECVVVANDATIKAGAWYPETIKKILRAQEIAMRNRVPIVYLVDSAGVNLPYQGGVFPGQYGAARIFYYNSIMRHYLKVPQISAVMGMCVAGGAYLPALSDVILMVEGTSFMGLGGANLVKGATGQTIDNETLGGAMTHNAISGVAHYRTKNEDECLEKIRLLINELPVKCVISNDGVRAAGRKSAELYGLLPEDHRAPYDMFAVLDTFLDDGGIEEFQADFAREMICGTAKLGGMTVGVIANSRGMSKGRLGEPPRFGGIVYTESAEKTAYFIENCDRHDVPLLFVQDVSGFMVGAEAEHSGIIRAGARFVEAMACAKVPKIVLTVNHGSGAGYYAMAGQGFDPDFIFTLPTGRMGVMEGDSAVAAIFGTQLDKLRKEGKEPDEALQAEMQAVRETYERELDAKHAAARGLVDAVVMPEELRDSLILALETCRNAATPHIGAFVLPPS from the coding sequence ATGTCCAGACTCAGAACCTTAACTGACGAATACCTCGAACTTGCCGAACGGCTGCGTCTTGGCGGCGGCGCGGCAAAGATCGAAAGGATCCACAAGCAGGGAAAGCTGACTGCCCGCGAACGCATCGCAAAGCTGCTGGATGCTGACACCTTTTCGCAGGAGATCGGGCTTCTGGTAGCGTACGATCAATATGACGGACAGGCACCCGCGGCCGCTGTTGTTACGGTCGTCGGGAAGATCTGCGGCCGTGAGTGTGTGGTCGTTGCCAACGATGCGACGATCAAAGCCGGTGCGTGGTATCCGGAAACGATCAAGAAGATACTGCGCGCGCAGGAGATCGCGATGCGCAACCGCGTCCCTATCGTTTATCTCGTCGATAGTGCGGGCGTGAATCTGCCGTATCAGGGCGGCGTCTTCCCCGGCCAATACGGTGCGGCACGCATCTTCTATTACAACTCGATAATGCGGCATTATCTTAAGGTGCCGCAGATTTCAGCTGTGATGGGAATGTGCGTTGCCGGCGGTGCATATCTTCCCGCCCTGTCAGATGTTATTTTGATGGTCGAGGGCACGTCGTTCATGGGCCTCGGCGGTGCAAATCTTGTAAAAGGTGCGACCGGCCAGACCATCGACAATGAGACGCTCGGCGGCGCGATGACCCACAACGCGATCTCGGGCGTAGCGCATTATCGCACCAAGAACGAAGATGAATGTCTTGAAAAGATACGTCTCCTCATAAACGAGTTGCCGGTAAAATGTGTTATCTCAAATGACGGCGTCAGAGCGGCCGGTCGGAAGAGTGCGGAACTCTACGGTCTTTTGCCGGAGGATCACCGAGCGCCGTACGATATGTTCGCCGTGCTTGATACTTTTCTCGACGATGGAGGGATCGAGGAGTTTCAGGCCGATTTCGCGCGTGAAATGATCTGCGGTACGGCAAAACTCGGCGGCATGACGGTCGGAGTGATAGCGAACTCACGCGGAATGTCAAAAGGACGGCTGGGCGAGCCGCCGCGGTTCGGCGGTATCGTTTATACGGAATCTGCGGAAAAAACGGCTTATTTTATCGAGAACTGCGATCGGCACGATGTGCCGCTGCTTTTTGTTCAGGATGTGTCGGGCTTTATGGTCGGAGCTGAGGCCGAACATAGCGGCATAATCCGTGCCGGTGCACGTTTTGTCGAGGCGATGGCCTGTGCAAAGGTGCCAAAGATCGTACTCACGGTAAATCACGGCTCCGGTGCGGGCTATTACGCGATGGCGGGGCAAGGTTTCGATCCGGATTTTATTTTCACGCTTCCTACCGGACGTATGGGCGTTATGGAAGGCGACAGTGCCGTTGCGGCGATCTTTGGGACGCAGCTCGACAAACTCAGGAAGGAAGGCAAGGAGCCTGACGAAGCACTTCAGGCGGAGATGCAGGCGGTTCGTGAAACTTACGAGCGTGAACTCGATGCGAAACACGCCGCGGCACGCGGCCTTGTCGATGCAGTGGTTATGCCCGAAGAGCTGCGCGATTCGCTCATTCTTGCCCTTGAAACATGTAGGAACGCCGCAACGCCTCACATCGGTGCATTCGTTCTGCCTCCGTCGTAG
- a CDS encoding MFS transporter yields the protein MSAGKAAQPTGGIAYVFRAMRHRNYSLFFSGQLVSMIGTWMTRIAISWLIYRLTGSALLLGVVGFAGQIPSFILAPIAGVLVDRWSRHRVLIWTQALAMLQSAALAALDLTGAMQVWHVVALAVFQGVINAFDMPARQAFVVEMVNDRNDLANAIALNSTLVNGSRLLGPSIGGVIIAAVGEGWCFAIDAASYLAVIGSLLAMKGLPIVTGRKPGAGNVLGELREGVSYAWHSPPIRNILILLSIVSLVGFPYTVLMPIFASDILHGGPGLLGMLMAASGVGALGGATYLAARRSVLGLGRVIPLMSAVFGVGLIVFSLSNIVWLSLLLMVVTGLGFMVQMASSNTLLQTIVDEDKRGRVMSFYTMAFMGTAPFGSLIAGSLAQRIGAPHTLLLGGIGCVAAAAWFFWSLPRLRRFVRPIYIEKGILTEARRGVFTTSEISIPPNT from the coding sequence ATGAGTGCCGGTAAAGCCGCCCAACCGACCGGCGGCATAGCGTATGTTTTCCGTGCTATGCGGCATCGGAACTATTCGCTGTTCTTCTCGGGCCAGTTGGTGTCGATGATCGGCACCTGGATGACGCGGATCGCCATCAGTTGGCTGATATATCGGTTGACAGGCTCGGCGCTGCTGCTCGGAGTCGTTGGTTTTGCCGGGCAAATACCGTCTTTCATCCTCGCACCGATCGCAGGTGTACTTGTCGATCGCTGGAGCCGCCACCGAGTGCTTATCTGGACACAAGCACTCGCAATGCTGCAGTCGGCAGCTCTTGCCGCACTTGACCTTACAGGCGCGATGCAGGTGTGGCACGTCGTAGCTCTTGCTGTATTCCAAGGCGTTATAAATGCCTTTGATATGCCGGCGCGGCAGGCTTTCGTCGTTGAAATGGTCAACGACAGAAACGACCTCGCCAATGCCATCGCACTAAATTCAACACTCGTGAACGGAAGCCGCCTGCTGGGGCCTTCTATCGGCGGTGTGATAATCGCCGCCGTCGGTGAAGGCTGGTGTTTTGCGATAGACGCGGCAAGCTATTTGGCGGTCATCGGTTCGCTGCTTGCGATGAAAGGCCTTCCTATCGTTACGGGCAGAAAGCCGGGAGCCGGCAACGTCCTCGGTGAACTTCGCGAGGGTGTCAGCTATGCGTGGCATTCGCCGCCGATCCGCAACATTCTGATACTGTTGTCGATAGTCAGCCTTGTCGGTTTTCCGTACACCGTGCTGATGCCGATATTCGCGAGCGACATCCTGCACGGCGGGCCGGGACTTCTCGGTATGCTGATGGCGGCATCGGGCGTCGGCGCGTTGGGCGGTGCAACGTATCTTGCAGCCAGGCGGTCGGTCCTCGGCCTCGGCCGCGTCATTCCTCTGATGTCGGCAGTTTTCGGCGTCGGTTTGATCGTCTTTTCGCTGTCGAATATCGTCTGGCTTTCGCTTCTTCTGATGGTCGTTACGGGACTCGGCTTTATGGTTCAGATGGCGTCGAGCAACACACTGCTGCAGACCATTGTCGATGAAGATAAACGCGGCCGCGTAATGAGCTTTTACACGATGGCGTTCATGGGAACGGCTCCGTTCGGCAGCCTGATCGCGGGTTCGCTGGCACAGCGTATCGGAGCGCCGCATACTTTGCTTCTCGGCGGGATCGGCTGTGTTGCGGCAGCTGCATGGTTCTTTTGGTCGCTGCCGCGTCTGCGCCGCTTCGTCCGCCCGATCTATATCGAGAAGGGAATTCTGACGGAGGCCCGCAGAGGCGTTTTTACCACTTCGGAGATCAGCATACCGCCGAACACTTGA